From Anopheles arabiensis isolate DONGOLA chromosome 3, AaraD3, whole genome shotgun sequence, a single genomic window includes:
- the LOC120899955 gene encoding splicing factor 3B subunit 5, which translates to MGDRYNIHSQLEHLQSKYIGTGHADTTKYEWLTNQHRDSLASYLGHYDMLSYFAVAENESKARIRFNIMEKMLQPCGPPPEKVED; encoded by the coding sequence ATGGGCGATCGGTACAACATCCACAGCCAGCTGGAGCATCTGCAAAGCAAGTACATCGGTACGGGCCATGCGGACACTACGAAGTACGAGTGGCTTACCAACCAGCACCGGGACTCGCTTGCCAGCTACCTCGGGCACTACGATATGCTGAGCTACTTCGCGGTGGCCGAGAACGAATCGAAGGCACGCATCCGTTTCAACATCATGGAGAAGATGCTGCAACCCTGTGGACCTCCGCCGGAGAAGGTGGAAGATTAA